From a region of the Coffea arabica cultivar ET-39 chromosome 3e, Coffea Arabica ET-39 HiFi, whole genome shotgun sequence genome:
- the LOC113737847 gene encoding splicing factor 3B subunit 6-like protein, translated as MATISLRKGNTRLPPEVNRVLYVRNLPFNITSEEMYDIFGKYGAIRQIRIGTNKDTRGTAFVVYEDIYDAKTAVDHLSGFNVANRYLIVLYYQQAKMSKKFDQKKKEEEIIKLQEKYGVGLAAKDK; from the coding sequence ATGGCGACAATCAGCTTAAGGAAGGGGAACACAAGGCTTCCACCAGAGGTGAACAGAGTTCTCTACGTCCGAAACCTTCCGTTCAACATCACCAGCGAGGAAATGTACGATATATTCGGGAAATACGGCGCCATCCGGCAGATTCGAATCGGCACGAACAAGGATACTCGCGGCACCGCTTTCGTTGTTTATGAAGATATCTATGATGCTAAAACCGCCGTCGACCACTTGTCTGGCTTCAATGTCGCCAACAGATACCTCATCGTTCTCTACTATCAGCAAGCTAAGATGAGCAAGAAGTTTGatcagaagaagaaagaagaagagattATTAAGTTGCAAGAGAAGTATGGGGTTGGTCTGGCCGCTAAAGATAAGTAG